The Bos indicus x Bos taurus breed Angus x Brahman F1 hybrid chromosome 15, Bos_hybrid_MaternalHap_v2.0, whole genome shotgun sequence genome includes a window with the following:
- the LOC113906015 gene encoding olfactory receptor 1013-like encodes MEKNNHMVTEFILVGFTTDPKMQLVLFVVFLGVYSMTLVGNTTLIALICNDSRLHTPMYFLIGNLSFLDVWYSSVYTPKILVTCISEDKSISFTGCAVQFFFSAGLAYSECYLLAAMAYDRYAAISSPLLYAQVMSRRLCICLVIYSYTGGFVNAIILTSNTFTLNFCGGNIIDDFFCDVPPLVNLACDVKETYQDVLYFLLASNVITPTVLILASYAFIIAAILRIRSTQGRLKAFSTCSSHLISVTLYYGSILYIYSRPSSSYSLERDKMVSTFYTVVFPMLNPMIYSLRNKDVKAALKKLSRFT; translated from the coding sequence ATGGAGAAGAACAATCATATGGTGACTGAGTTCATCCTTGTGGGATTCACAACAGACCCCAAGATGCAGCTGGTCCTGTTTGTGGTGTTCCTTGGTGTGTACTCCATGACCCTGGTAGGAAATACCACCCTCATAGCGTTGATCTGTAATGACTCTCGActgcacacacccatgtatttTCTCATTGGGAATCTGTCTTTTCTGGATGTCTGGTACTCCTCTGTGTACACCCCAAAGATCCTAGTGACCTGCATTTCTGAAGACAAaagcatctccttcactggctgtGCAGTCCAGTTCTTCTTCTCGGCGGGGCTGGCCTACAGCGAGTGCTACCTGCTGGCTGCCATGGCTTATGACCGCTATGCGGCCATTTCCAGTCCCCTGCTCTATGCTCAGGTCATGTCGAGGAGACTCTGTATCTGTTTGGTTATATATTCCTATACTGGGGGTTTTGTCAATGCAATAATACTCACCAGCAACACATTCACATTGAATTTTTGTGGTGGTAACATTATTGATGACTTTTTCTGTGATGTCCCCCCTCTCGTGAACTTGGCTTGTGATGTAAAAGAGACGTACCAGGATGTGCTGTACTTCCTCCTGGCCTCCAACGTCATCACGCCCACTGTGCTCATCCTGGCTTCCTACGCCTTCATCATTGCTGCCATCTTGCGAATTCGCTCCACCCAGGGCCGCCTCAAAGCCTTTTCCACCTGTTCCTCCCACCTGATCTCTGTCACCTTATACTATGGCTCCATTCTCTACATCTACTCCCGTCCAAGTTCCAGCTATTCCCTTGAGAGGGACAAGATGGTGTCTACATTTTACACCGTGGTGTTCCCCATGTTGAACCCCATGATCTACAGTCTGAGGAATAAAGATGTTAAAGCTGCTCTGAAAAAACTCTCCAGGTTCACATAA
- the LOC113906014 gene encoding olfactory receptor 9G4-like, with amino-acid sequence MEVGNRTLLNEFILLGLSTDPRWKLTLFGIFLIFYLITLSGNMSLVILIHIDSCLHTPMYFFIGNLSFLDFWYTSVYTPKILATCVSEDKHMSLAGCGAQFFFSCAVTYTECYLLAAMAYDRHMAICNPLLYSSSMSPSLCTRLVAGSYIGGFLNAIAHTANTFRLSFCGKNIIDHYFCDVPPLVTMSCTDTKVYEQVLLGLVGFTVLSNILVIIISYFHILLAILRIRTASGRRKAFSTCASHLVSVMLFYGSLLFTYSRPSSTYSLGKDKVASLFYTVVNPLLNPLIYSLRNKDVKAAFWKATQTIRPQR; translated from the coding sequence ATGGAAGTTGGAAATCGTACCCTCCTGAATGAATTCATCTTACTGGGCCTCTCAACAGACCCCCGGTGGAAACTGACCCTATTTGGaatatttctgatattttatttgaTCACCTTGTCAGGTAACATGTCCTTAGTTATCTTAATCCATATTGATTCTTGCCTGCACACacctatgtattttttcattggCAATCTGTCTTTCTTGGATTTCTGGTACACCTCTGTGTACACCCCCAAAATCCTGGCGACTTGTGTCTCAGAGGATAAGCACATGTCATTGGCTGGATGTGGAgcccagtttttcttttcctgtgctgTAACCTACACTGAGTGCTATCTCCTAGCagccatggcctatgaccgccACATGGCAATCTGTAACCCACTACTTTATTCAAGTTCTATGTCCCCTTCTCTCTGTACTAGGCTTGTTGCTGGCTCCTACATAGGAGGGTTCTTGAATGCCATAGCACATACTGCCAACACTTTTCGCCTGAGTTTCTGTGGCAAAAATATTATTGACCACTATTTCTGTGATGTACCACCACTGGTGACGATGTCATGTACAGACACCAAGGTCTATGAGCAGGTCCTCCTGGGTCTCGTGGGTTTCACGGTCCTCTCAAATATTCTTGTCATCATCATTTCCTATTTCCACATCCTTCTCGCTATTTTGAGGATCCGCACGGCTTCAGGAAGGcgcaaagccttctccacctgtgcctcACACCTGGTCTCGGTCATGCTCTTCTATGGATCGTTGCTCTTCACATATTCAAGGCCAAGTTCCACCTACTCCCTTGGGAAGGACAAAGTGGCATCTCTGTTTTACACTGTGGTCAATCCATTGCTCAACCCTCTCATCTATAGCCTGAGAAACAAAGATGTTAAAGCGGCCTTCTGGAAAGCAACACAGACTATAAGACCTCAAAGATGA